A stretch of Campylobacter volucris DNA encodes these proteins:
- the dnaJ gene encoding molecular chaperone DnaJ — translation MELSYYEILEISQNSDKETIKKAYRKMALKYHPDRNQGDKQAEEKFKLVNEAYEVLSNDEKRSIYDRYGKDGLKGASGGGGFGFEDIDLGDIFSNFFGDGFGFGGSKQKNKKENKYPSDLKIATKITFKEAVFGCKKNIEFTYKSFCKSCDGTGAQNKKEDTCSHCNGKGQVGVRQGFMTFVQTCTHCQGSGKFVKDKCKTCHGNGYEEIKDKIELDIPEGIDDGMSLRVQNKANQLPNSSQRGDLYIKIIVEEDDKFIRHEDDIYTIVPVFFTQAALGKTIKVATLRGEADLKLPVGAKDKQKFELANEGVKNIHTGKLGSQIVQIDIKFPKSLNDEQQNLLNQLEKSFGLEHEDSFIEQESLFDKIKSWFSH, via the coding sequence GTGGAACTTAGCTATTATGAAATTTTAGAAATCTCTCAAAATTCAGATAAAGAAACTATAAAAAAAGCTTATAGAAAAATGGCTCTTAAATATCATCCTGATAGAAATCAAGGCGATAAACAAGCAGAAGAAAAATTTAAACTAGTTAATGAAGCCTATGAAGTTTTAAGTAATGATGAAAAAAGAAGCATATATGATAGATATGGCAAAGATGGCTTAAAAGGAGCCAGCGGAGGTGGTGGTTTTGGTTTTGAAGATATAGATTTAGGTGATATTTTTTCAAACTTTTTTGGAGATGGTTTTGGTTTTGGCGGCTCAAAACAAAAAAATAAAAAAGAAAATAAATATCCAAGTGATTTAAAAATTGCAACTAAAATTACTTTTAAAGAAGCTGTATTTGGCTGTAAAAAAAATATAGAATTTACTTATAAAAGTTTTTGTAAATCATGTGATGGCACTGGTGCACAAAATAAAAAAGAAGATACTTGTTCTCATTGCAATGGAAAAGGTCAAGTTGGAGTGCGTCAAGGTTTTATGACTTTTGTACAAACTTGTACTCATTGCCAAGGAAGTGGTAAATTTGTAAAAGATAAATGTAAAACTTGCCATGGAAATGGATATGAAGAAATTAAGGATAAAATAGAGCTTGATATTCCAGAAGGCATAGATGATGGTATGAGTCTTAGAGTGCAAAACAAGGCTAATCAACTACCAAATAGCTCTCAAAGAGGGGATTTGTATATCAAAATTATCGTTGAAGAAGATGATAAATTTATCCGTCATGAAGATGATATTTATACCATAGTTCCAGTATTTTTCACTCAAGCAGCTCTTGGAAAAACAATCAAAGTAGCAACCTTAAGAGGTGAGGCTGATTTAAAACTTCCTGTAGGAGCAAAAGATAAGCAAAAATTTGAACTAGCAAATGAAGGAGTTAAAAACATACATACAGGAAAATTAGGCTCTCAAATAGTCCAAATTGATATTAAATTTCCAAAAAGTTTAAATGATGAGCAACAAAATTTACTCAATCAACTCGAAAAAAGTTTTGGCTTAGAGCATGAAGATTCTTTCATAGAACAAGAAAGTTTATTTGATAAAATAAAATCTTGGTTTAGTCATTAA
- a CDS encoding response regulator transcription factor, whose protein sequence is MINVLMIEDDPDFAEFLAEYLAQFNIKVTNYEDPYLGMSAGIKNYDCLILDLTLPGLDGLEVCREIREKYSIPIIISSARSDLSDKIVGLQIGADDYLPKPYDPKEMHARIMSLIRRSKRTNEAPEKIINSAFKIDEKRHEISYNDEVLILTPAEYEILSYMIRQHGFSVSREQLVYHCKSLKDKDSKSLDVIIGRLRTKIGDNSKAPKHIFSVRGIGYKLIG, encoded by the coding sequence ATGATTAATGTATTAATGATTGAAGATGATCCAGATTTTGCAGAATTTTTAGCTGAGTATCTAGCTCAATTTAATATTAAAGTTACAAATTATGAAGATCCGTATTTGGGTATGAGTGCTGGTATAAAAAATTATGATTGTTTGATACTTGATTTGACATTGCCTGGACTTGATGGACTTGAAGTTTGTAGAGAAATTAGGGAAAAATATAGTATTCCTATTATCATATCTTCAGCAAGAAGCGATTTGAGTGATAAAATTGTCGGACTTCAAATTGGAGCTGATGATTATTTACCAAAACCATACGATCCTAAAGAAATGCATGCAAGAATTATGAGCTTAATTCGTCGTTCAAAACGCACTAACGAAGCTCCGGAAAAAATTATAAATTCAGCCTTTAAGATCGATGAAAAAAGACATGAGATTAGCTATAATGATGAAGTTTTGATACTAACTCCAGCTGAGTATGAAATTTTAAGCTATATGATAAGACAACATGGCTTTTCTGTAAGTAGAGAACAACTAGTTTATCATTGTAAGAGTTTAAAAGATAAAGATTCTAAAAGCTTAGATGTGATTATTGGCAGACTTAGAACAAAAATCGGTGATAATTCTAAAGCGCCAAAACATATTTTTTCAGTTAGAGGTATAGGATATAAACTTATAGGATGA
- a CDS encoding ArsS family sensor histidine kinase, whose translation MKVTINLKITILFAAAFLFVCALFVLLGKIQVDSYIANERAKQKEMVEKVVYNLEKSESFSLYNYLTSKSYSLVDNDRILKQIITKGEKVFRVNSSYGAFSSIIYHNQVFLYVEQEQKTYLYQLDASVKLEYLFLFSFIFILVLIVFLYFSVLRSLRPLKVLKNKIKNISAGKMEPLSEYFQVNDEISEISFEFDHAINKIQELVKSRQFFLRMIMHELKTPIGKGRIVCEMIDNQKQKDRLVDIFERLELLIDEFGKIEKVLSKNCQLNLQTYHLSLILEQAQDYLMRDDFYQKVKITYKEDAMIVADLELFSLLIKNLIDNAIKYSDDKSCEVICSSDYIMVRNKGSKFRKTFEYYLKPFAREENTQAEGMGLGLYIINNICNLHGFNICYSYEDGYHSFKILFSRIFN comes from the coding sequence ATGAAGGTAACAATTAACCTTAAAATTACCATTCTTTTTGCGGCGGCTTTTTTATTTGTTTGTGCTTTGTTTGTTTTATTAGGAAAAATTCAAGTTGATTCTTATATCGCAAATGAAAGAGCCAAACAAAAAGAGATGGTTGAAAAGGTTGTTTATAATTTAGAAAAAAGTGAAAGTTTTTCTTTATATAATTATCTTACATCTAAATCATATTCTTTAGTGGATAATGATAGAATTTTAAAACAAATTATCACTAAAGGTGAAAAAGTTTTTAGAGTTAATTCTTCTTATGGTGCTTTCTCATCTATTATATATCATAATCAAGTTTTTTTGTATGTAGAGCAAGAACAAAAAACATATTTGTATCAATTAGACGCTTCTGTTAAACTAGAGTATTTATTTTTATTTAGCTTTATTTTTATTTTAGTTTTGATTGTATTTTTATATTTTTCGGTATTGAGATCTTTAAGACCATTAAAGGTTTTAAAAAATAAAATTAAAAATATCAGTGCGGGAAAGATGGAGCCTTTATCAGAATATTTTCAAGTTAATGATGAAATTTCAGAAATTTCGTTTGAATTTGATCATGCTATTAATAAAATTCAAGAACTTGTAAAATCAAGGCAGTTTTTTTTAAGAATGATTATGCACGAGTTAAAGACTCCTATTGGCAAAGGTAGAATAGTTTGTGAAATGATTGATAATCAAAAGCAAAAAGATCGTTTGGTGGATATTTTTGAAAGACTTGAACTTTTGATTGATGAATTTGGTAAGATAGAAAAGGTTTTGTCAAAAAATTGTCAATTAAATTTGCAAACTTATCATTTGAGTTTAATTTTAGAACAAGCTCAAGATTATTTAATGAGAGATGATTTTTATCAAAAAGTTAAGATTACCTATAAAGAAGATGCTATGATAGTAGCTGATTTGGAATTATTTTCCTTATTGATTAAAAATCTTATTGATAATGCTATAAAATATTCTGATGATAAAAGTTGTGAGGTGATTTGCTCAAGTGATTATATTATGGTGCGTAACAAAGGTAGTAAATTTAGAAAAACTTTTGAATATTACCTAAAACCTTTCGCAAGAGAAGAAAATACTCAAGCAGAAGGCATGGGGCTTGGACTTTATATCATCAATAATATCTGTAATCTTCACGGATTTAATATTTGTTATTCTTATGAAGATGGATATCATTCTTTTAAAATTCTTTTTTCAAGGATTTTTAATTGA
- the recR gene encoding recombination mediator RecR — MKGVEKFNELVKSFASLPTIGKKTALRLAYHVCIKDPLLGSKLAYNIEESIRMIRKCSCCGALSENELCEICLDNGRNKNIICIVQSPKDILTLEESGSFDGYYFVLEEANDECIDRLKAMILKQNAKELFFAFTQGINSDALVFYIEEKLKSLKLTYTQIAQGIPSGVSLENVDFISLHKAINHRTKLD, encoded by the coding sequence TTGAAAGGTGTAGAAAAATTTAATGAGTTGGTAAAATCTTTTGCCTCTTTACCAACCATAGGCAAAAAAACAGCATTGCGTCTTGCTTATCATGTGTGTATAAAAGATCCTTTGTTAGGTTCAAAATTAGCTTATAATATTGAAGAATCTATTAGGATGATTAGAAAATGCTCTTGTTGTGGTGCTTTAAGTGAAAATGAATTATGTGAAATTTGCCTTGATAATGGTAGAAATAAGAATATTATTTGTATCGTCCAAAGCCCAAAAGATATCCTAACCTTAGAAGAGAGTGGTAGTTTTGATGGGTATTATTTTGTTTTAGAAGAAGCAAATGATGAGTGTATTGATAGATTAAAAGCAATGATTTTAAAACAAAATGCCAAAGAGTTGTTTTTTGCTTTTACACAAGGGATAAATTCAGATGCTTTGGTGTTTTATATCGAAGAAAAATTAAAATCACTAAAATTAACCTACACACAAATTGCTCAAGGCATCCCAAGTGGGGTAAGTTTAGAAAATGTAGATTTTATTTCGCTACATAAAGCTATTAACCATAGAACTAAGCTAGATTAA
- the uvrC gene encoding excinuclease ABC subunit UvrC: MLENDLKNLPNLPGIYQYFDQNGKLLYIGKAKNLKNRIKSYFIFTPKILPNPNNNLRIQKMISQTHHLEFITTNSEADALILENSFIKQLHPKYNILLRDDKTYPYIYIDLNEDFPRFEITRKIIKKNKIKYFGPFFKGAKDLLDALYLSFALRQKKSCKQACLFYQIKRCAAPCENKISKQEYDKIIQKATGAILNSSILIKNLEKKMLDFAQNENYEEAAKIRDQIQTLKDISVKVQIDVAKLENFDIFALCVKNGILSLVRFVINNGKMISSNHKIITLKDQDDFNLNEIYKQYILENFPPNMPINSTKIYIHEYFEDLQILEDILSKRFFKKIHIKVPKLGEKKKICDLALENAKINIEKYLKNEDYTILKNIKDTFGLQNYPNTIEIFDTSHYQGDASVGAMVVFKDLKFSKTSYKHYHLSYKNDYEQMFQMLSKRALSFDKTPPPDLWLIDGGDALLKLAKDIIKSSGANVDILAISKEKINLKAHRAKGSAKDKIYTEDKIFSLLPTDKNLQFLQKLRDEAHRFAISFHQKTKRKQDLQNSKLLQLGISQGNIKKLLDYFGSFEQIFQANFDDIKTVCNEKIANLIKENI; encoded by the coding sequence ATGCTAGAAAATGATTTAAAAAATTTACCCAATCTTCCTGGAATTTATCAGTATTTTGATCAAAATGGAAAATTACTTTATATTGGAAAAGCAAAAAATCTTAAAAATCGCATAAAAAGTTATTTTATTTTTACTCCTAAAATTTTACCCAATCCAAACAATAATCTAAGAATTCAAAAAATGATTTCTCAAACCCATCATCTTGAATTTATTACCACAAACAGCGAAGCTGATGCTTTGATTTTAGAAAACTCATTTATAAAACAACTCCATCCAAAATATAATATTTTATTGCGAGATGATAAAACTTATCCTTATATTTACATAGATTTAAATGAAGATTTTCCAAGATTTGAAATCACTAGAAAAATCATCAAAAAAAATAAAATCAAATATTTTGGACCATTTTTTAAAGGTGCTAAAGATCTTTTAGATGCTTTGTATCTAAGCTTTGCACTTAGGCAGAAAAAATCTTGCAAGCAAGCATGTTTGTTTTACCAAATAAAACGATGCGCTGCTCCATGTGAAAATAAAATCTCCAAACAAGAATACGATAAAATCATACAAAAAGCTACTGGAGCTATTTTAAATTCTTCTATATTAATTAAAAATTTAGAAAAGAAAATGCTTGATTTTGCTCAAAATGAAAACTACGAAGAAGCAGCTAAAATAAGAGATCAAATTCAAACCTTAAAAGATATTAGTGTTAAAGTTCAAATTGATGTGGCAAAATTAGAAAATTTTGACATTTTTGCTCTTTGTGTTAAAAATGGCATTCTTTCTTTGGTGCGATTTGTGATTAATAATGGAAAAATGATTAGTTCTAACCATAAAATTATCACTCTTAAAGATCAAGATGATTTTAATCTAAATGAAATTTATAAACAATATATATTAGAGAATTTTCCACCAAATATGCCGATTAATTCTACTAAAATTTATATACACGAGTATTTTGAAGATTTACAAATATTAGAAGATATTCTCTCTAAAAGGTTTTTTAAAAAAATTCACATTAAAGTACCAAAATTAGGGGAGAAAAAGAAAATTTGTGATTTGGCCTTAGAAAATGCAAAAATTAATATTGAAAAATATTTAAAAAACGAAGATTATACTATTTTAAAAAATATAAAAGATACTTTTGGTTTGCAAAATTATCCAAACACTATAGAAATTTTTGATACTTCTCATTATCAAGGTGATGCAAGTGTTGGAGCAATGGTTGTTTTTAAAGATTTAAAATTTAGCAAAACTTCTTACAAGCATTATCATTTATCCTATAAAAATGATTATGAGCAAATGTTTCAAATGCTAAGCAAAAGAGCTTTATCTTTTGATAAAACCCCTCCTCCTGATCTTTGGCTTATAGATGGGGGAGATGCTCTTTTAAAGCTTGCCAAAGATATCATAAAAAGTTCAGGAGCAAATGTGGATATTTTAGCCATATCTAAAGAAAAAATTAACCTTAAAGCTCATAGGGCAAAAGGTAGCGCTAAAGATAAAATTTACACAGAAGATAAAATTTTTTCTCTTTTACCTACAGATAAAAATTTGCAATTTTTGCAAAAATTAAGAGATGAAGCTCATCGTTTTGCGATAAGTTTTCATCAAAAAACAAAAAGAAAGCAAGATTTACAAAATTCTAAATTATTACAACTTGGAATTTCTCAAGGAAATATCAAAAAACTTTTAGATTATTTTGGTTCATTTGAGCAAATTTTTCAAGCTAATTTTGATGATATTAAAACAGTATGCAATGAAAAAATAGCAAATTTAATCAAGGAAAATATATGA
- the nhaD gene encoding sodium:proton antiporter NhaD, translating into MKKILFLLCFICSFMFASAAELDLAFSGLGISILIIFILGYYFIATEEKYHLNKTKPALFIGTLSFVIIGIYMVTNDLDTQILEESVNHLILEIAQIVFFLIAAMTFIEALIERSVFETLKYKLVSRGYTYRKLFWLTGILAFFISPIADNLTTALILSTVLLTIDKDKKEFLIPGAINIVVAANAGGAWSPFGDITTLMVWTAKKATFFEFFALFPASFIGWLITAYLLSRYVPNITPNFSKENLQEVKIKEGGKVFIILGFMTIALAVFIHSICELPAMWGMIFGLSLLSLYIYFFNRKKGNKDLNVFYYMTRIEMDTLLFFFGILSAVGALHFVGWLIYASHLYTSFGATSVNIGVGILSAIVDNVPVMSAVLKANPSMDHAQWLLVTLTAGIGGSLISFGSAAGVGVMGKMKGIYTFNAHLKYAWTILIGYIISIIIWYIQFQMLNL; encoded by the coding sequence ATGAAAAAGATCTTGTTTTTACTTTGTTTTATATGTAGTTTTATGTTTGCAAGTGCTGCTGAGTTGGATTTGGCTTTTAGTGGTTTAGGCATTAGTATATTGATTATTTTTATTTTAGGGTATTATTTTATAGCAACTGAAGAAAAGTATCATTTAAATAAAACAAAACCTGCTTTGTTTATAGGAACGCTTTCTTTTGTAATCATTGGTATTTATATGGTGACTAATGATCTTGATACGCAAATTTTAGAAGAAAGTGTTAATCATTTGATTTTGGAAATAGCTCAGATTGTATTTTTTTTAATAGCAGCTATGACTTTTATAGAAGCTTTGATAGAAAGATCAGTTTTTGAAACTTTAAAATATAAGCTCGTAAGCAGAGGTTATACATATAGAAAATTATTTTGGCTAACAGGAATTTTAGCTTTTTTTATTTCTCCAATCGCGGATAATCTAACCACAGCTTTAATTTTATCAACCGTGCTTTTAACCATAGACAAAGACAAAAAAGAATTTTTAATACCAGGAGCTATTAATATAGTAGTAGCTGCTAATGCAGGGGGTGCTTGGTCTCCTTTTGGAGATATCACAACCTTAATGGTTTGGACAGCAAAAAAAGCTACTTTTTTTGAATTTTTTGCTCTATTTCCAGCATCTTTTATTGGTTGGTTGATTACGGCTTATTTGTTATCGCGTTATGTTCCAAATATTACCCCAAATTTTTCTAAAGAAAATTTACAAGAGGTTAAGATCAAAGAAGGTGGAAAAGTTTTTATAATCTTAGGTTTTATGACTATAGCTTTAGCTGTGTTCATACATAGTATTTGCGAATTACCTGCTATGTGGGGTATGATTTTTGGGCTTTCTTTGCTAAGCTTGTATATTTATTTTTTCAATAGAAAAAAAGGCAATAAAGACTTAAATGTGTTTTATTATATGACGCGTATAGAGATGGATACTTTATTGTTTTTCTTTGGTATATTATCAGCTGTTGGTGCTTTGCATTTTGTAGGATGGCTTATATATGCTTCACATTTATATACAAGCTTTGGAGCAACTAGTGTAAATATTGGCGTTGGAATTTTATCTGCAATTGTAGATAATGTGCCTGTTATGAGTGCTGTTTTAAAAGCAAACCCAAGTATGGATCATGCCCAATGGCTCTTAGTTACACTTACTGCTGGTATAGGTGGTTCTTTGATTAGTTTTGGATCAGCTGCTGGAGTGGGCGTGATGGGAAAAATGAAAGGAATTTATACTTTTAATGCTCATTTAAAATACGCATGGACTATTTTAATAGGTTATATAATTTCTATCATTATATGGTATATACAATTTCAAATGTTAAATTTATAA
- the guaA gene encoding glutamine-hydrolyzing GMP synthase, with the protein MKKADILVLDFGSQYTQLIARRLREQGVYAEILPFNVSLEEIKQKQPKGLILSGGPASVYANDAYFCDKGVFELNLPILGICYGMQLMAHHFGANVAPAGHKEYGKATIDIQNDSALFKNLPKKQTVWMSHSDRVENLPQGFEAIAISENSPFCVFGDEKRKFYALQFHPEVQHSEFGKNILKNFAKYACNCDSVWNMGSFAKTQAQKIQEEVGKDKVLCAVSGGVDSSVVAALLASAIKDQVVVVFVDNGLLRSGEKEQVEYMFKHTLGINLISIDAKEIFLSRLKGIVDPEQKRKIIGNTFIEIFEEEAKKHQDVKYLAQGTLYTDIIESSVVGASKTIKSHHNVGGLPEKMNLKLIEPLKEIFKDEVRALGIELGLNKDVVYRHPFPGPGLAIRIMGEVNEPSLKLLRKADVILIEELKSSGWYDKTWQAFCVLLNVQSVGVMGDNRTYDNAVCVRVVNASDGMTATFSHLPYELLENISRRIINEVDGINRVVYDISSKPPATIEWE; encoded by the coding sequence ATGAAAAAAGCAGATATTTTAGTTTTAGATTTTGGTTCACAATACACACAATTAATAGCAAGAAGACTTAGAGAACAAGGAGTCTATGCTGAAATTTTACCTTTTAATGTTAGTTTAGAAGAAATCAAACAAAAACAACCAAAAGGATTGATACTTAGTGGCGGACCAGCTAGTGTGTATGCAAATGATGCTTATTTTTGCGATAAAGGTGTTTTTGAATTAAATTTACCAATTTTAGGAATTTGTTATGGAATGCAATTAATGGCTCATCATTTTGGTGCAAATGTAGCTCCAGCAGGTCATAAAGAATATGGAAAAGCAACCATAGATATACAAAATGATAGCGCTTTGTTTAAAAATTTACCTAAAAAACAAACAGTATGGATGAGTCATTCTGATAGGGTTGAAAATTTACCACAAGGTTTTGAAGCTATTGCTATAAGTGAAAATAGTCCATTTTGTGTATTTGGTGATGAAAAGCGTAAATTTTATGCTTTACAATTTCATCCTGAAGTTCAGCATAGTGAATTTGGAAAAAATATATTAAAAAATTTTGCCAAGTATGCTTGTAATTGCGATAGTGTGTGGAATATGGGCTCATTTGCCAAAACTCAAGCACAAAAAATTCAAGAAGAAGTTGGCAAAGACAAGGTATTGTGTGCTGTAAGTGGTGGGGTTGATAGTAGTGTTGTAGCTGCTTTATTAGCTAGCGCTATAAAAGATCAAGTAGTGGTTGTTTTTGTAGATAATGGTCTTTTAAGAAGTGGCGAAAAAGAGCAAGTTGAGTATATGTTTAAGCATACTTTGGGTATTAATTTAATTAGTATTGATGCAAAAGAAATATTTTTAAGTCGTTTAAAAGGTATTGTTGATCCTGAGCAAAAAAGAAAGATTATAGGAAATACTTTTATTGAAATTTTTGAAGAAGAGGCAAAAAAACATCAAGATGTAAAATATCTTGCGCAAGGAACCTTATATACAGATATCATTGAAAGTTCTGTAGTGGGTGCTAGTAAGACTATAAAATCCCATCATAATGTAGGTGGTTTGCCTGAAAAAATGAATTTAAAACTTATAGAGCCATTAAAAGAAATTTTTAAAGATGAGGTAAGAGCTTTAGGGATAGAGCTTGGTTTAAATAAAGATGTTGTTTATCGCCATCCATTTCCAGGGCCAGGACTTGCTATACGCATAATGGGTGAGGTGAATGAGCCTAGTTTAAAGCTTTTAAGAAAAGCTGATGTGATTTTAATAGAAGAGTTAAAAAGTAGTGGTTGGTATGATAAAACTTGGCAAGCATTTTGTGTGTTGTTAAATGTTCAAAGTGTTGGTGTAATGGGGGATAATAGAACCTATGACAATGCAGTTTGTGTGCGAGTGGTAAATGCAAGCGATGGTATGACAGCAACTTTTTCACATTTACCTTATGAGTTATTAGAAAATATTTCTCGTCGTATTATTAATGAGGTTGATGGGATTAACCGTGTTGTGTATGATATTTCAAGCAAACCACCAGCAACTATAGAATGGGAATAA
- a CDS encoding class I SAM-dependent methyltransferase, protein MFLYQYLKHPKQTGALCASSKKLSKLITSHVKNAKNIVEIGPGTGSFTKYILNQKNPNANFFAVEINPQMAQKLQKKIKNIDIEISSAQNLLTMLEKRSIKNADLIISGIPWASLKLKDQDLLLKSIHNALEDQGSFATFAYILPTLKGRKFKKKLFNTFSKVKISPIVWQNLPPAFVYFCTK, encoded by the coding sequence ATGTTTTTATATCAATATTTAAAACACCCAAAACAAACTGGTGCACTATGCGCAAGCTCTAAAAAACTAAGCAAATTAATCACCTCTCATGTCAAAAATGCAAAAAATATAGTAGAAATAGGCCCAGGAACAGGAAGTTTTACAAAATATATTTTAAATCAAAAAAATCCAAATGCCAATTTCTTTGCTGTTGAGATTAATCCGCAAATGGCACAAAAATTACAAAAGAAAATAAAAAATATAGATATAGAAATAAGTTCTGCTCAAAATCTTTTAACAATGTTAGAAAAAAGATCTATCAAAAATGCTGATTTAATCATCTCTGGAATTCCTTGGGCATCATTAAAATTAAAAGATCAAGACTTATTATTAAAATCCATTCACAATGCTTTAGAAGATCAAGGAAGCTTTGCAACTTTTGCCTATATTTTACCCACTCTAAAAGGTAGAAAATTTAAGAAAAAACTTTTTAATACCTTTAGCAAAGTGAAAATTTCACCTATTGTTTGGCAAAATCTTCCACCTGCTTTTGTTTATTTTTGCACTAAATAA
- the purD gene encoding phosphoribosylamine--glycine ligase: MKILILGNGAREYSIALALQKTNKNIEFYFAPGNGATAQIGTNLNMKDCKVITAYAKASEIDLCIVGSENFLADGIVDLFRENNMAIFGPTKAAAMLEASKSYMKSFLKKHKIKTAKFLNTTDFEKAKKFILNLTPPIVIKADGLCAGKGVVIAQSHDEALEVTHKMLSGESFGDAGKIVVIEEYLNGFELSIFALCDGDDFILLPPVQDHKKLLDNDKGPNTGGMGAYAPSSLASKSLLEQVKKDIIKPTLEGMKAQGSEFSGVLFIGLMIVNNKPYVLEYNVRFGDPECEVLMPLIENPLEMFLACANKNLSSIDVKIKDEYAVGVVCASKNYPYKDSPKALIGIGEIPKNSHLSYAGVSLENNKLYASGGRVLVCVGTGKSIKEAQENAYKLCDNVNFKGKQYRKDIAFQVLQ, translated from the coding sequence ATGAAAATTTTGATTTTAGGGAATGGTGCTAGAGAATATTCTATCGCACTTGCTCTTCAAAAAACTAATAAAAATATAGAATTTTATTTTGCTCCAGGAAATGGTGCTACTGCACAAATTGGAACAAATCTTAATATGAAAGATTGTAAAGTTATCACAGCGTATGCAAAAGCTTCTGAGATTGATTTGTGTATTGTTGGAAGTGAAAATTTTTTAGCCGATGGGATTGTAGATTTATTTAGGGAAAATAATATGGCTATTTTCGGTCCTACTAAAGCAGCAGCAATGCTTGAAGCATCAAAATCATATATGAAAAGCTTCCTAAAAAAACATAAAATCAAAACAGCTAAATTTTTAAACACGACAGATTTTGAAAAAGCTAAAAAATTTATTTTAAATTTAACCCCTCCGATTGTGATTAAAGCTGATGGCTTGTGTGCTGGAAAAGGAGTCGTAATTGCTCAAAGTCATGATGAAGCATTAGAGGTTACCCATAAAATGTTAAGTGGTGAGAGTTTTGGTGATGCTGGTAAGATTGTCGTGATAGAAGAGTATTTAAATGGTTTTGAATTGAGTATTTTCGCACTTTGTGATGGAGATGATTTTATCTTGCTTCCGCCAGTGCAAGATCATAAAAAACTTTTAGATAATGATAAGGGGCCAAATACTGGTGGAATGGGTGCATATGCTCCAAGTTCTTTAGCTAGTAAATCTTTACTTGAGCAGGTAAAAAAAGATATTATAAAACCTACTTTAGAAGGTATGAAAGCACAAGGAAGTGAATTTAGTGGGGTTTTATTTATAGGTTTAATGATAGTAAATAACAAACCTTATGTTTTAGAATATAATGTTCGTTTTGGAGATCCAGAATGTGAAGTATTGATGCCTTTGATAGAAAATCCTTTAGAAATGTTTTTAGCATGTGCAAATAAAAATTTATCTAGTATCGATGTAAAAATTAAAGATGAATATGCAGTAGGTGTGGTTTGTGCTAGTAAAAATTATCCTTATAAGGATAGTCCTAAAGCTTTAATTGGTATTGGTGAAATTCCAAAAAATTCTCATTTATCTTATGCTGGAGTGAGTTTAGAAAATAATAAATTATATGCTAGTGGTGGTAGAGTGTTAGTGTGTGTTGGAACAGGAAAAAGCATTAAAGAAGCACAAGAAAATGCTTATAAATTATGTGATAATGTAAATTTTAAAGGCAAGCAATATAGAAAAGATATTGCCTTTCAGGTTCTTCAATGA
- a CDS encoding RDD family protein produces the protein MTNQELFDKLEKEEIVLASFKKRALAYAVDIFVVCVVVSIILFDKISLVQTYEEIHAILLRFVGGILFLQFCYHALFVYLYGATLGKMLLKIMVINQELLDKPNLTQSILRSGVRQISEIYGLGFAWALSNVVLKTWHDYAAKTVVIDLA, from the coding sequence ATGACAAATCAAGAATTATTTGACAAGTTAGAAAAAGAAGAAATTGTTTTAGCAAGTTTTAAAAAAAGAGCCTTAGCTTATGCTGTGGATATTTTTGTTGTTTGTGTTGTAGTAAGCATTATTTTGTTTGATAAAATATCTTTAGTACAAACTTATGAAGAAATTCATGCTATTTTATTGCGATTTGTTGGAGGAATTTTATTTTTGCAATTTTGCTATCATGCTCTTTTTGTTTATCTTTATGGTGCAACTTTGGGAAAAATGCTTTTGAAGATTATGGTGATAAATCAAGAGCTTTTGGATAAACCTAATTTAACACAAAGCATTTTAAGGTCTGGAGTAAGGCAAATTAGTGAAATTTATGGACTTGGTTTTGCATGGGCTTTAAGTAATGTAGTTTTAAAAACTTGGCATGATTATGCAGCAAAAACGGTGGTAATTGATCTTGCGTAA